CCGACGAACGCGTCGATCCAGTCCATCGGGTAGGAGCCCAGCCGGAACGTGAGTTCGAAGAGCAGCCAGACGAACAGGAAGAAGATCGGGTAGCCCAGGTAGCGGCTCGTGAAGACATTGTCGATCTGCCGCGAGACCTCCATCCGGTCGACCTTCTGCTCGGTCAGCGATTCCCTCAGGGCGCCCTCGATGTACCCGTAGCGCCCCTCGGAGATGATTTTCTCCGCGTCCGAGCCGGTCGCCGTCCTGATATGGCGCTTGCAGCGGTCGACGAGGACCGCGAGCTCATCGTCGCCCGCCGGTGGTGCTGTCATGACCTGCTCGATCTCGAAGTCGCCCTCGAGGAGCTTCGTGGCCACCCATCTGACCGGGTAGTCTCCGACAAGCTCCGGCCGCCGGAGGAGTTCGCCCTCGAGCTCGCTGAGCACGTCGTCGACGTGCGGTCCATACGATACGGGGACGTGCCGATGGGCCTCCGCTCGGTTCTCCGCGAGCTTGATGGCCGCTTCGAGCAGCTCGGTCGCGCCCTCGGCACGGTGTCCGACCGTAGGGACGACAGGCGCGCCGAAGAGGGTCGACAGCCTGTCGCAGTCGAGCTCTGCCCCGCAGACCAGATGCTCGTCCCACATGTTCAGATCGAGCACGACGTCGACCCCCAGCTCGAGGAGCTGGACGGTCAGGTAGAGGTTGCGCTGGAGGTTGGCGGCATCGATGACGTGGATGACGACGTCGGGCTTCTCGTCGATGATGAACGAGCGGGCGACACGCTCCTCAACGGAGTAGGCGGTGAGGCTGTACGTGCCGGGGAGATCGATGATCTCGATGTCGTATTCACCGTGCGTGAGACGACCGACCTTCTTCTCGACGGTCACCCCGGGCCAGTTGCCGACCTGCTGACGCGCTCCGGTGAGCGCGTTGAAGATCGACGTCTTGCCTGAGTTCGGATTGCCCGCAAGGGCTATCGTGAGGGTTCGTCGTCGGTCTTCCGCCATGTCCTCTTCCTGCCGTGCCCGCGACCGCCGCCCCTGCCGCGGCCGAAGAACCGTCTGAGGCCACGCTTCCCACGCCGCCGGCACCGGGGAGGAGCCGCTACCGGCTCGACGAGGACGCGGGACGCCTCGGTGCTCCGGAGGGTGACGTGCGAGCCTCCCACGGAGTATTCCGTCGGGTTCCTCAGGGGGGCTCGTCGTATGACGTGCACAACCGCGCCGTTGACGAAGCCCATGTCGAGGAGCCTGCGACGGAAGGCTCCCTCTCCCTCAACGTCGAGAACGCGCGCGGCGGCACCGGGGGCCAGCGCGCTGAGGCGCAGCGCTTCCTCACGAGGCATTCGCAACCCCCTCGTGTCCGTCCAGGAAGAGAACGAGCTTCTCAAGCGTCTCCTCCGACAGACCGTGTTCCAGGCGACATGCCTCGGCGTCCGCCTGCTCCGGCGCGACGCCCAAAATGTCGTGGAGGAAGCGGAAGAGGACCGTGTGACGCTTGTAGACCGTCGCGGCCCTGCGGCGGCCCGACTCGGTCAGCACGACCTTCCCGTAACGGCGCTGGCGGACGAACCCGTCGGCCTTGAGACGTCCGATGGCGGCCCGGGCCGTCGGCGTCGTGACGCCACGTTCCTCGGCCACCTCGGACACGCCGACCGTGTCCTGCCGAAGGGACAGCAGGTAGATCGTCTCCAGATAATCCGCGGCCCGCTCAGAAAGCATGATGCCTCACATAAAGTAAGCCCACTCTTACTTTAGCCAGAAACATGCCGGAAGTCAAGCAGTTGCCGACAACGGGCCGCTTCACAGGTGGAATCTTGTGGCATGAGAAGGGCGCACGGAGAGGAAGGGGGATGCTCCGGGTACGCCGGCCGCACCGACCGCCGCCGGCTAGAGGGTGTTCACGAGGAACCGGACCGCGAGGGCCACGAGGAGGGAGTAGGTCACGTTGACCATCGTCCCGGCCAGATAGTAGAGCGAGTTCGTCTTGAGGTCTTCGCGGCGCACGAAGGCCTTGCCGGCGAAGATGATCGAGAGCGCCGTGTAGGCGCCGAGGAGGACGAGCGTCAGGATAAGGAGGTTCTCGCACTTGCCGACCACGACCCCGGTGGCGCGCGCCTCCTCGTCGAGGTCGACCAGCACGTTCTCCTCACCGACCCTCCGGTAAACGGCCGTCAGCACGCGTCCGCTGGTCGCCAGGAGAGTCACGGCGCCGGCGACGACGATCACGGCGTCGATCGCGTTGGGAATCGCGTTCACTCGGTTCGCCTCCGTTGGGGTGTCTCGCGTTCCGCAAGCGCTCCGTCGAGACGTGCCTGGAGCGCCTGTATCTCCTGCCATCTGGCGCGCGCGAGCGTCTTCGAGACCGTCTGCTGTGTCACCCCGACGGCCCCCGCTGCCCGCTCCTGCGTTCCCTCCCGCTCGAATGCACGAACCACCTCCCACTGCCTGTCCGACAGGTCGCCCAGGTGGAAGGCCAGGAGGTTCAGATAGCCCGCCAGCAGCGCCTCGGTCAACGCGTCCTCGAGCGAGGCCTCGAAGAGCAGGCGCTCGCCCTTCAGCTGCTCCATCAGATGCGCGGCTCGGTGGAACGCGGGACCGTCCATGAGCGCGATGTCCGAGGATGCAAGCCCGGTGTCGACCTCACCCCGAACTGCGACAAGACGGTACTGTACCGGGAAGAGCCCCTCGATGAGCGCGGCGACGATCCGGTGCAGGCGCCCGTGCGACACGAGCGCGCCGCCGAACTCGTCAACGCCCTTGATGGGGCTGAACGGCGCCCTGACGTCCGCGCCGAAGGCCGCGTTGATCGCGTCGCAGGTCCGGCGAAGCGCGGCCTCCATTCCCTGCCGGTCCTCCTCCGTACGGGAGGCGACGGCGTCGCCGAGGATGATCGTCAGAATCTCACGCTGCGGATCGGACATGGAGGCCTCATACAACCCTTTTCGTGAGTAGTTGGCGACTACAACCATTTGCATTTGTAGCAAGCGGGATGCCGGTCTGTCAAGCACAAATCGGGAAGGGTGTATTCTAAAAGTACAACCTATTAGAGGTGTTGCTGGGCCGTGCGGAGCCTGGTCACGGTTCAGCGGCCGAGGCATGCCTCTCCCTGAGCAGCGACCGGACGGGGATGGACACGGGGCCGAACGCCCCTTCGTGTCGAGCTATCGGTACATGGCCTTGATCGAACCCCAGCTCGTCTCCTCGACCGGAGACTGGGTGCAGCCCTGGTCGAGGGCCCCGATATCCTTCGACCAGCCGTTGTTCCCGGCGAGGCACGGGGAGTTCGAGGCGAGGGTCAGGTCGAGCGTCTCGATGTTGCAGAAGAGCGGGTCGTCTATGAAGAAGTTCGTCACACCGGGTCCGTCCCCGCAGATGTCGTCGCCGCCCGCGTTCGAGGAGAGACAGCACCACTGGGCCGACACGGGGCTCGTTCCGTCGCACTGGACCGTCGTGCCGCGCGTCCCTCCGTTGAAGGCGATGATGGAGCTGAAGACCGACGGGTAGCTCGTGCCTTCGAAGTTCATGACATCGCCGCCCGATGCGGCCGTGTTGTGAACGAACGTGCAGCGGTTGAAGACGGGGTCGGAGTAGTTCCACGCATGGACCGCCCCGCCCTCCGTCCCGGCGGAGTTCTCGATGAAGAGGCAGCGCTGAAAGGCCGGCGCACTGTTGTCCCAGATGTAGACGGCGCC
This DNA window, taken from Candidatus Effluviviaceae Genus V sp., encodes the following:
- a CDS encoding metal-dependent transcriptional regulator, with amino-acid sequence MLSERAADYLETIYLLSLRQDTVGVSEVAEERGVTTPTARAAIGRLKADGFVRQRRYGKVVLTESGRRRAATVYKRHTVLFRFLHDILGVAPEQADAEACRLEHGLSEETLEKLVLFLDGHEGVANAS